A single Oncorhynchus mykiss isolate Arlee chromosome 24, USDA_OmykA_1.1, whole genome shotgun sequence DNA region contains:
- the LOC110503207 gene encoding frizzled-4: protein MGRAVDALAAVALSLVLLCVPGHLGLVRAFGEETEEMTCDPIRIAMCQDLGYNVTKMPNLVGNVLQSDAELQLTTFTPLIQYGCSSQLKFFLCAVYVPMCTDKVPIPIGPCGSMCLSVKRKCLPVLIEFGFVWPELLNCSLFPPQNDHNHMCMEGPGDEDAPFHPVRPLPPQEEECQALGAGPDQYAWVRRSHSCALQCGYDAGLYRRGAKVFTDVWMAVWAVLCFLSTTLTVLTFLLDSTRFSYPERPIIFLSMCSNLYSVAYLVRLTLGRERVSCDLEEAAVPVLVQEGLKSTGCAIVFLLLYFFGMASSLWWVILTLTWFLAAGLKWGHEAIEMHSSYFHIAAWAIPAVKTIVILIMRLVDADDLTGLCYVGNLQQEALTGFVVAPLATYLLIGTLFICAGLVALFKIRSNLQKDGAKTDKLERLMVKIGVFSVLYMVPASTVIGCYLYQLSHWGDFRASARDSYVAAEMLRIFMSLLVGITSGMWIWSAKTLHTWKRCSARLWRDGRAGRGKRAPGDSWIKPGKGNETVV, encoded by the exons ATGGGTCGGGCTGTGGACGCTCTTGCTGCGGTAGCGCTCTCCCTCGTGCTGCTCTGCGTTCCAGGACACCTTGGTCTGGTGCGTGCGTTCGGcgaagagacagaggagatgaCTTGCGACCCGATACGCATCGCCATGTGCCAGGACCTGGGCTACAACGTCACCAAGATGCCCAACCTGGTGGGCAACGTCCTGCAGTCAGACGCCGAGCTCCAGCTCACCACCTTCACACCACTCATACAGTATGGCTGCTCCAGCCAActgaag ttcttcCTGTGTGCGGTGTACGTGCCCATGTGTACAGACAAGGTTCCCATCCCCATCGGGCCGTGTGGcagcatgtgtctgtctgtcaagaGGAAGTGTCTGCCAGTCCTAATAGAGTTTGGCTTCGTCTGGCCAGAGCTACTCAACTGCAGCCTGTTCCCCCCCCAGAACGACCACAACCACATGTGTATGGAGGGTCCAGGGGACGAGGACGCCCCTTTCCACCCCGTCCGACCCCTGCCCCCCCAGGAGGAGGAGTGCCAGGCCCTGGGGGCCGGGCCAGACCAGTATGCCTGGGTGAGGCGGAGCCACAGCTGTGCACTGCAGTGTGGGTATGACGCGGGGCTGTACCGGCGCGGGGCCAAGGTGTTTACAGACGTGTGGATGGCAGTGTGGGCGGTGTTGTGTTTTCTCTCTACCACCCTGACCGTCCTCACCTTCCTCCTGGACTCAACACGTTTCTCCTACCCCGAGAGACCCATCATCTTCCTCTCCATGTGCTCCAACCTCTACAGCGTGGCCTACCTG GTGCGCCTGACTCTGGGTCGGGAGCGTGTATCATGTGATCTGGAGGAGGCAGCAGTTCCTGTTCTGGTACAGGAAGGGTTAAAGAGTACCGGCTGTGCCATCGTCTTCCTCCTGCTCTACTTCTTTGGCATGGCCTCCTCGCTGtg GTGGGTGATTCTGACTCTGACCTGGTTCCTGGCTGCAGGGTTAAAGTGGGGTCACGAGGCCATCGAAATGCACAGCTCCTACTTCCACATAGCAGCCTGGGCCATCCCCGCCGTCAAGACCATCGTCATCCTCATCATGCGACTAGTAGACGCTGATGACCTCACGGGGCTTTGCTACGTGGGTAATCTACAGCAAGAGGCCCTGACGGGCTTCGTGGTCGCCCCGCTCGCCACCTACCTCCTCATCGGCACTCTGTTCATCTGCGCCGGCCTGGTGGCCCTGTTTAAGATCCGCTCCAACCTGCAGAAGGACGGGGCCAAGACGGACAAGCTGGAGCGTCTGATGGTGAAGATCGGGGTGTTCTCTGTGCTGTACATGGTACCTGCGTCCACCGTGATAGGCTGCTACCTCTACCAGCTGTCCCACTGGGGGGACTTCAGGGCCAGTGCCAGGGACTCATACGTGGCAGCAGAGATGCTGAGGATCTTTATGTCTCTGCTGGTGGGCATCACGTCGGGCATGTGGATCTGGTCGGCCAAAACCCTCCACACCTGGAAACGGTGCTCTGCCCGGCTGTGGAGAGACGGTCGGGCAGGGAGGGGCAAGCGGGCACCGGGGGACAGCTGGATAAAACCTGGCAAGGGCAACGAGACGgtggtgtga